In Oncorhynchus gorbuscha isolate QuinsamMale2020 ecotype Even-year linkage group LG02, OgorEven_v1.0, whole genome shotgun sequence, a single genomic region encodes these proteins:
- the LOC123990917 gene encoding basic salivary proline-rich protein 4-like, which produces MDQRQQQWSTQSRGGNATTQSRGGNATTQSRGDNATTQSRGDTPTTQSRGGNATTQSRGDAPTTQSRGDAPTTQSRGDAPTTQSREGTPTTTQSRGTPPPPSREKEPPPPSREGNPTTTQSRGTPPPPSREKEPPPPSREGNPHHHPVERDTPTTQSREGTPTTQSRGSTHTTQSRGSPPPPSQEGAPPPPSQEGHPNHPVKRGHPHHPVKRGTPTTQSRGGTPTTQSRGAPPPPSQEGHPHHPVKRGHPHHPVKRRHPHHPVKRGHPHHPVKRGHPHHPVKPD; this is translated from the coding sequence TCAACAGCAATGGTCGACACAGTCGAGAGGGGGCAACGCCACCACCCAGTCGAGAGGGGGCAACGCCACCACCCAGTCGAGAGGGGACAACGCCACCACCCAGTCGAGAGGGGACACCCCCACCACCCAGTCGAGAGGGGGCAACGCCACCACCCAGTCGAGAGGGGACGCCCCCACCACCCAGTCGAGAGGGGACGCCCCCACCACCCAGTCGAGAGGGGACGCCCCCACCACCCAGTCGAGAGAAggaacccccaccaccacccagtcGAGAGGGACACCCCCACCACCCAGTCGAGAGAAGGAACCCCCACCACCCAGTCGAGAGGGgaaccccaccaccacccagtcGAGAGGGACACCCCCACCACCCAGTCGAGAGAAGGAACCCCCACCACCCAGTCGAGAGGGGAACCCCCACCACCATCCAGTCGAGAGGGACACCCCCACCACCCAGTCGAGAGAAGGAACCCCCACCACCCAGTCGAGAGGGAGCACCCACACCACCCAGTCAAGAGGGTCACCCCCACCACCCAGTCAAGAGGGGGCACCCCCACCACCCAGTCAAGAGGGGCACCCCAACCACCCAGTCAAGAGGGGGCACCCCCACCACCCAGTCAAGAGGGGCACCCCCACCACCCAGTCAAGAGGGGGCACCCCCACCACCCAGTCAAGAGGGGCACCCCCACCACCCAGTCAAGAGGGGCACCCCCACCACCCAGTCAAGAGGGGGCACCCCCACCACCCAGTCAAGAGGAGGCACCCCCACCACCCAGTCAAGAGGGGGCACCCCCACCACCCAGTCAAGAGGGGGCACCCCCACCACCCAGTCAAACCCGATTGA